In one window of Shewanella goraebulensis DNA:
- a CDS encoding aminopeptidase P family protein, protein MSEIINQRLNAIRQELTKNNLDAFIIPRADEYLGEYVPERNERLLWATDFTGSAGMAIVLKDSAAIFIDGRYTVQVKQQVNGELFSYQSLYDTPQIEWLIEQLGEGKRVGIDSRLHTLAWYQQAEQKLTKANLSLVCVDENPIDIHWHDRPTLSSELITLFSHEGAGRNSLDKRQQIGKLVEKEGADMALISALDSFCWLLNIRGSDVPRLPVTLGCALLSANGDTTLFADINKLPEGFKEHVGTGVEFKDESLLADALAQLEGVKLLADPNTANAWSQLTAQNAGAILIAGSDPVALPKAQKNAAELNGMRESHVRDGVAVSRFLAWLDREVAANVMHDEAELADKLESFRLTDPLYREPSFDTISATGGNGAMCHYNHLDGTPSKMAMDSIYLVDSGAQYIDGTTDVTRTVAIGHVTAEQQKMFTLVLKGHIALDQAKFPKGTSGQQLDGFARQYLWQHGFDYDHGTGHGVGHFLSVHEGPQRIGKNVNNVALVPGMVLSNEPGYYRADEFGIRIENLVAIVPSKLVNSEREMMEFDALTLIPMDKRLVDKSLLTEAEINWFNQYHALVFKTISPLMQGKDLEWLTQVTQAI, encoded by the coding sequence ATGTCAGAGATCATTAACCAGCGCCTTAACGCTATTCGTCAAGAGCTTACTAAAAACAATCTAGATGCATTCATTATTCCTAGAGCTGATGAATACCTCGGTGAATATGTTCCTGAGCGTAACGAACGCTTACTTTGGGCTACTGATTTTACCGGTTCTGCTGGCATGGCCATCGTATTAAAAGACAGTGCTGCAATCTTCATTGACGGTCGCTACACGGTTCAAGTTAAACAGCAAGTAAATGGCGAATTATTTAGCTACCAAAGCTTATATGATACACCGCAAATCGAGTGGTTGATTGAGCAACTGGGCGAAGGAAAAAGAGTCGGCATCGACAGTCGTTTACACACTTTAGCTTGGTATCAACAAGCTGAGCAAAAACTCACTAAAGCCAACTTAAGCTTAGTTTGTGTTGATGAAAACCCGATTGATATCCATTGGCATGACCGCCCCACTCTTTCAAGTGAACTGATTACCTTGTTTAGTCATGAAGGCGCTGGTCGCAACAGTTTAGATAAACGCCAGCAAATTGGAAAATTGGTTGAGAAAGAAGGCGCAGACATGGCGCTGATATCGGCATTAGATTCATTTTGCTGGTTATTGAATATTCGCGGTAGCGATGTACCTAGATTACCTGTCACTTTAGGTTGTGCATTGTTATCAGCTAATGGCGATACAACCTTATTTGCTGACATTAATAAACTGCCTGAAGGTTTTAAAGAACATGTTGGCACTGGTGTTGAGTTTAAAGATGAGTCATTACTTGCCGATGCGCTTGCGCAGTTAGAAGGGGTTAAATTACTTGCAGACCCTAATACCGCCAACGCTTGGAGCCAACTCACAGCCCAAAACGCCGGGGCAATCTTGATTGCTGGTAGCGATCCTGTGGCACTACCTAAGGCACAAAAAAATGCGGCCGAGCTTAATGGTATGCGTGAAAGCCATGTTAGAGATGGCGTTGCCGTCAGCCGTTTCCTTGCGTGGCTTGACCGAGAAGTGGCTGCCAATGTCATGCATGACGAAGCTGAGCTTGCTGACAAACTTGAATCATTTCGTTTAACTGACCCGCTTTATCGTGAGCCAAGCTTTGACACCATTTCAGCCACTGGTGGCAATGGCGCTATGTGCCATTACAATCACCTTGATGGCACCCCAAGTAAAATGGCCATGGACAGCATTTACCTTGTTGATTCAGGCGCACAATATATTGATGGTACAACAGACGTGACCCGTACAGTGGCGATTGGCCATGTCACTGCTGAGCAACAAAAAATGTTCACTCTGGTATTAAAAGGTCATATTGCATTAGACCAAGCAAAATTTCCTAAAGGCACGTCAGGTCAACAGCTTGATGGCTTTGCTCGCCAGTACTTATGGCAACATGGTTTTGATTATGACCATGGTACAGGTCATGGTGTTGGACACTTCTTAAGTGTTCATGAAGGCCCGCAACGTATCGGTAAGAATGTTAATAACGTGGCATTGGTACCTGGTATGGTGCTGTCAAACGAGCCAGGTTACTACCGCGCAGATGAGTTTGGGATCCGTATTGAAAACTTAGTTGCCATCGTGCCGTCGAAGCTTGTAAATTCTGAAAGAGAAATGATGGAGTTTGATGCACTTACACTTATCCCAATGGATAAGCGCTTAGTTGATAAATCATTACTCACTGAAGCTGAAATTAATTGGTTTAATCAGTATCACGCTCTAGTATTCAAAACGATTTCGCCATTGATGCAAGGCAAAGATTTAGAGTGGCTAACTCAAGTGACTCAAGCCATTTAA
- a CDS encoding M24 family metallopeptidase: MTIGVGIQTPEQALASLSDMTTDVASIGLHEFEQRIAKAQSLMQQQGIAAIYINAGTNLYYFTGTKWYASERVVGAIIPANGDVEYIAPAFELDTLEGYMAIKGKVNTWQEDESPYDLFAQTLTNMGIESGKIGIDESTAFFIFDGMRLANDKLNYINAKSITAGCRMIKSAAEIALLQRAKDMTLAVHVAAASMLYEGITTAEVEAFIHEAHKRVGAPAGSYFCIVLFGEDTAYPHGVKSPKTLDKNDTVLIDTGCQLGGYNSDITRTYVFGEPSERQRNLWVLEQQAQLAGFAAAQIGQTCASVDKAARAVIVDAGFGPGYDVPGLPHRTGHGVGLDIHEWPYLVLNDQTPLEAGMCFSNEPMLCVPGEFGVRHEDHFYMTESGPVWFTQPAKSIDDPFYLG, from the coding sequence ATGACCATCGGTGTCGGTATTCAAACCCCAGAACAAGCGTTAGCCAGTTTGTCTGATATGACCACAGATGTTGCCAGCATTGGGTTGCATGAATTTGAACAACGTATTGCTAAAGCCCAAAGCTTAATGCAGCAACAAGGTATTGCAGCAATCTATATTAATGCTGGTACTAATTTGTACTATTTCACCGGTACTAAATGGTACGCCAGCGAGCGTGTTGTGGGTGCGATTATCCCTGCAAATGGTGATGTTGAGTACATTGCACCTGCTTTTGAGCTAGATACCTTAGAAGGCTATATGGCGATTAAAGGCAAGGTTAATACGTGGCAAGAAGACGAAAGCCCATATGATTTATTTGCTCAAACTCTAACAAATATGGGCATTGAATCAGGTAAAATTGGCATAGATGAATCCACCGCCTTTTTTATCTTTGATGGAATGCGACTTGCTAACGACAAGCTAAATTACATTAATGCCAAAAGCATCACTGCTGGCTGCCGAATGATTAAATCAGCAGCTGAAATTGCTTTACTTCAACGCGCTAAAGATATGACCTTAGCGGTACATGTGGCTGCGGCGAGCATGCTTTATGAAGGGATTACGACTGCAGAGGTGGAAGCCTTTATCCATGAAGCGCATAAACGTGTTGGCGCACCTGCAGGCTCATATTTCTGTATTGTGTTATTTGGCGAAGATACCGCATACCCGCATGGGGTTAAATCACCTAAAACCCTCGATAAAAATGACACAGTATTGATTGATACAGGTTGTCAGTTAGGTGGTTATAACTCAGATATTACTCGTACTTATGTGTTTGGTGAGCCAAGTGAACGTCAGCGCAACTTATGGGTACTTGAGCAACAAGCACAACTCGCTGGGTTTGCTGCAGCGCAAATTGGCCAAACGTGTGCCAGCGTTGATAAAGCTGCTAGAGCAGTGATAGTAGATGCGGGTTTTGGTCCAGGATACGATGTACCAGGTTTACCTCATCGCACAGGGCATGGCGTTGGTTTGGACATTCATGAGTGGCCTTATCTTGTATTAAATGATCAAACGCCACTTGAAGCAGGTATGTGTTTCAGCAATGAGCCCATGTTATGTGTACCCGGGGAGTTTGGTGTACGCCATGAAGATCATTTCTATATGACTGAGTCTGGCCCAGTGTGGTTTACCCAGCCAGCTAAATCGATTGATGACCCTTTTTATTTAGGCTGA
- a CDS encoding FKBP-type peptidyl-prolyl cis-trans isomerase: protein MKVVLAVCVIAGLIFYFFTQSNNKKAAQENITKGNAFLLENQEKEGVITTLSGLQYLVMHKGEGSEYPKATDTVTVHYHGTLIDGTIFDSSVDRGESIDFPLNRVIPGWTEGVQLMNVGDKFKFFVPSTLAYGNRAAGKIEGGSVLIFEVELLAIN, encoded by the coding sequence ATGAAAGTCGTTTTGGCAGTATGCGTGATAGCAGGACTCATTTTTTACTTTTTCACTCAATCAAACAATAAAAAAGCAGCCCAAGAAAACATAACTAAAGGCAATGCTTTCTTACTTGAGAACCAAGAAAAAGAAGGGGTTATCACCACGCTTTCTGGCTTGCAGTATCTTGTGATGCATAAAGGCGAAGGTAGTGAATACCCTAAAGCTACTGATACTGTTACCGTTCATTATCATGGCACATTAATCGATGGGACGATTTTTGATAGCTCGGTTGACCGTGGTGAAAGTATTGATTTCCCGCTTAATCGCGTAATCCCTGGCTGGACTGAAGGCGTACAGTTAATGAATGTAGGCGACAAATTTAAGTTTTTTGTACCAAGCACATTAGCTTACGGCAATCGCGCTGCAGGTAAAATTGAAGGCGGTTCTGTACTGATTTTTGAAGTTGAGCTTTTAGCCATTAACTAA
- a CDS encoding DUF1294 domain-containing protein: MKIFGLISLTIMLVVGFMVSINLGYYLVAVNVISAFITWRDKRAASKQKWRIQEQTLHGFALIGGWPAGIVAQEVFRHKTQKTPFKWIYRLMILLNFSFASLMAYITFFTQ, translated from the coding sequence ATGAAAATTTTCGGTCTTATTAGTTTAACCATCATGTTAGTGGTTGGTTTTATGGTTTCAATTAATTTAGGTTACTACTTAGTAGCAGTTAACGTTATCAGTGCCTTCATCACTTGGCGTGATAAACGTGCCGCCAGTAAGCAAAAATGGCGTATTCAGGAACAAACACTCCATGGATTTGCACTTATTGGTGGATGGCCAGCTGGGATTGTGGCTCAGGAAGTGTTTCGTCATAAAACCCAAAAAACACCTTTTAAATGGATTTACCGCTTGATGATTTTACTGAATTTTTCTTTCGCATCCTTGATGGCTTACATCACCTTTTTCACTCAATAA
- a CDS encoding YceI family protein, which yields MNPLTKLLITGIALLSLTSCVSWVAPSVESELVELQSGEYQLDENHAALIFKIQHLGLSTYVGRFNQFDAELNFDPNNMAAATLNAVVEINSIDINNPDLAETLQEDTWFYSAKFPQAVFTSHTVTPISDTSFNFSGDLTLRGVTKPVTFKATFHGGADNWMTGKYTVGFSAVGQIKRSDFGMSSYIPIVGDEIDLEIYAEFLK from the coding sequence ATGAATCCATTAACAAAATTATTGATAACCGGTATTGCACTATTATCTTTAACTAGCTGTGTGAGCTGGGTTGCGCCTAGCGTTGAGTCTGAGTTAGTAGAACTGCAATCTGGTGAATATCAATTAGATGAAAACCACGCTGCGTTAATATTTAAAATCCAGCACCTTGGTTTATCAACCTATGTGGGCCGCTTTAATCAATTTGACGCTGAGCTTAACTTTGACCCTAACAATATGGCAGCTGCCACTCTCAACGCTGTTGTTGAAATAAACTCTATCGATATTAATAATCCTGACTTAGCCGAGACATTACAAGAAGACACTTGGTTTTACAGTGCCAAGTTCCCTCAAGCTGTATTTACAAGCCACACCGTTACACCTATCTCTGATACCAGTTTTAACTTCAGCGGCGATTTAACCTTGCGTGGAGTGACAAAGCCAGTCACGTTTAAAGCAACATTTCATGGCGGCGCTGATAACTGGATGACAGGAAAGTATACCGTTGGCTTTAGTGCTGTTGGACAAATAAAACGATCTGACTTTGGTATGAGCAGTTATATTCCTATTGTCGGTGATGAAATCGATTTAGAGATTTATGCTGAGTTTTTAAAGTAG
- a CDS encoding DUF418 domain-containing protein, which yields MISEKDSAAHISKPSVAAKTNTTSNTITNKSPSTAANITADPFNQRTNTINESHGNRNTNIDALRGIAILGILFMNIFFMNDSFYGYAPHLPQIQSDKILEIFSNFFLEGRFLSLLSILFGAGLLIQYRRFEANGLPAYPLIKKRLKWLIVFGLLHGVFIWGGDILLTYGISAFLALNYINSDINTIKKRASQFIFAALALVALFSLAIEDEQYFRGSELHLQQLNDWSSGYMDIVLLQLMQVGFMLLIIPLTLMWFAAGLMMWGMALYQQGVFEYGLDKNTILKCILVTVILSSIDSVLSFSASPVLVEFSSVLMMLSAFAMALIYIHLVVKVCQNSHHALSSFQAVGKLAFSCYILQSLIGVAIFRYGINHYSADLYMTLNRVDYFLIAMVITLLQLVLAPMYLRYFTQGPLEALWRKLVMNNAVRQ from the coding sequence ATGATTAGCGAAAAGGATTCTGCAGCTCATATTAGTAAGCCCTCTGTTGCTGCTAAAACTAATACAACCTCCAATACAATCACTAATAAAAGTCCTAGTACAGCAGCAAATATAACTGCTGACCCATTTAACCAACGAACTAATACGATTAACGAAAGTCATGGCAATCGTAATACCAATATAGATGCACTTAGAGGCATTGCCATATTGGGTATCTTATTCATGAATATCTTTTTCATGAATGACAGTTTTTACGGCTACGCACCTCATTTACCACAAATTCAATCTGACAAAATACTAGAGATATTTAGTAACTTCTTCCTTGAAGGACGGTTTTTAAGCTTACTATCAATATTGTTTGGAGCAGGGTTATTAATTCAATACCGCCGCTTTGAAGCAAATGGATTACCCGCTTATCCATTAATTAAAAAGCGCTTAAAATGGCTAATAGTGTTTGGGTTACTCCATGGAGTTTTCATCTGGGGTGGCGATATCTTACTGACTTATGGTATCAGCGCATTTTTAGCACTTAATTATATCAATTCAGATATAAACACGATTAAAAAACGCGCCAGCCAGTTCATCTTTGCCGCATTAGCTTTGGTGGCGTTATTTAGTTTAGCGATAGAAGATGAGCAATATTTTAGAGGCTCAGAATTACACCTGCAGCAACTCAACGACTGGTCATCAGGTTATATGGATATTGTGTTACTGCAATTGATGCAAGTAGGCTTTATGTTGCTGATTATTCCACTTACTCTAATGTGGTTTGCTGCTGGGTTAATGATGTGGGGAATGGCACTGTATCAGCAAGGTGTGTTTGAATATGGCTTAGATAAAAATACAATTTTAAAGTGTATTTTAGTGACGGTCATTTTATCAAGTATTGACTCAGTATTGAGCTTTTCAGCAAGTCCTGTTCTAGTCGAGTTTTCGTCTGTATTAATGATGCTAAGTGCATTCGCTATGGCACTCATTTACATTCATTTGGTGGTAAAGGTCTGCCAAAACAGTCATCACGCCCTCTCTTCGTTTCAAGCCGTAGGTAAACTCGCCTTTAGCTGTTATATCCTACAATCTCTAATTGGCGTGGCGATATTTCGATATGGCATCAATCATTATTCAGCCGACTTATATATGACATTGAATAGAGTCGACTATTTCCTTATCGCAATGGTCATAACACTGTTACAGTTAGTGTTAGCGCCAATGTATCTTCGTTACTTTACACAAGGTCCGTTAGAAGCGTTATGGCGCAAGCTGGTGATGAACAATGCTGTTCGTCAATAA
- a CDS encoding hotdog fold domain-containing protein, translated as MSSTKPNHVLALYNKVTKYPFGHKIFSIMVSRMAPYFATVKPLVTELKENRCACLIKKRKAVHNHIQTVHVIAICNGLEMAMGVMAEASVPKHLRWIPKGMSVDYTAKAGSDILCVAEVTPEQWQVGDLLVPVNAYDTDGNVVVKGTIKLWISEKPQK; from the coding sequence ATGAGCAGCACAAAACCCAACCACGTATTAGCTTTATACAATAAAGTCACTAAGTACCCTTTTGGGCATAAGATTTTTTCAATCATGGTCTCGAGAATGGCGCCCTACTTTGCCACCGTAAAACCACTTGTGACCGAACTTAAAGAAAATCGCTGTGCTTGTTTAATTAAAAAGCGCAAAGCAGTTCATAACCACATTCAAACCGTACATGTGATTGCGATTTGTAACGGCTTAGAAATGGCAATGGGGGTTATGGCTGAAGCTTCAGTACCAAAACATCTTCGTTGGATACCTAAAGGGATGTCTGTGGATTACACAGCTAAAGCAGGCAGTGATATTTTATGTGTCGCTGAAGTAACTCCTGAGCAATGGCAAGTCGGTGACTTATTAGTCCCAGTAAATGCATACGATACTGACGGTAATGTCGTGGTAAAAGGCACCATCAAATTATGGATTTCTGAAAAACCACAAAAGTAA
- a CDS encoding DUF368 domain-containing protein, translated as MQQLLNYFKGMAMGAADVVPGVSGGTIAFITGILEPLLDGIKKINPSLFGIVKQQGVKAAFMHINGPFLVAVFGGILTSIFSLAKLISWLLTNHPVPVWSFFFGLILFSVIHMLKQVKSINLLRCVLFVLGVAFAWFITVLNPIELDAGYLNFFFAGCIAICAMILPGISGSFILLLLGLYPAVLAAARSFDILLLACFALGCVVGLLSFSHVLSAMLRKFHDETLLFLTGLMLGTLGKIWPWKEVLTWRENSKGEQVPLLEHNISPMQFEQLTGHSSQLTTAIVCLLLGIGLVWGLEKFGEHSAQKES; from the coding sequence TTGCAGCAACTATTAAATTATTTCAAGGGAATGGCGATGGGGGCAGCTGATGTTGTGCCAGGTGTATCGGGCGGCACAATTGCGTTTATTACTGGGATTTTAGAGCCTTTATTAGATGGGATTAAAAAGATTAATCCGTCGCTATTCGGCATTGTAAAACAACAAGGCGTAAAAGCGGCATTTATGCACATTAATGGCCCATTTTTGGTGGCCGTATTTGGCGGGATCCTCACCAGCATATTTAGCCTTGCTAAGCTTATTTCATGGTTATTAACTAATCACCCTGTACCAGTTTGGTCGTTCTTTTTTGGCTTAATCTTGTTTTCTGTTATTCACATGCTCAAACAAGTCAAAAGCATCAACCTATTGCGTTGTGTCTTATTCGTTTTAGGTGTTGCCTTTGCATGGTTTATTACGGTGTTAAATCCAATAGAATTGGATGCTGGTTACCTTAATTTCTTCTTTGCTGGTTGTATCGCGATTTGTGCGATGATTTTACCGGGCATCTCCGGCAGCTTCATTTTATTACTGTTAGGGCTATACCCAGCGGTGCTAGCAGCAGCAAGAAGCTTTGATATCTTGCTACTTGCATGTTTTGCTCTTGGTTGTGTCGTCGGTCTACTAAGCTTCAGCCATGTGTTATCTGCCATGTTACGTAAATTCCATGATGAAACCTTGTTGTTTCTAACGGGGCTAATGCTAGGAACACTTGGTAAAATTTGGCCTTGGAAAGAAGTGCTCACTTGGCGCGAAAACTCTAAAGGTGAGCAAGTGCCTTTACTGGAGCACAATATTTCTCCGATGCAATTTGAGCAATTAACAGGTCATTCATCGCAATTAACTACTGCCATCGTGTGTCTATTGTTGGGAATAGGCTTAGTTTGGGGCTTAGAGAAATTTGGTGAGCATTCAGCTCAAAAAGAGTCTTAA